A region of Macadamia integrifolia cultivar HAES 741 unplaced genomic scaffold, SCU_Mint_v3 scaffold108, whole genome shotgun sequence DNA encodes the following proteins:
- the LOC122062601 gene encoding alpha-galactosidase-like produces MRFFFFISLLFFGLLLRELSEALPAGQDADTPPRGWNSYDSFSWIISEEDFLRNAEIISHSLLAHGYKYVVVDFLWYRRNVDGSSVDSAGYDVIDEWGRVIPDPDRWPSSKGGKGFSEVAKKAHAMGLKFGIHVMRGISTQAVNANTPILDITKGGPYEESGKQFNAHDIGRGDRACSWMSQCFTLVDTNSGAGKAFLRSLYHQYAAWGVDFVKHDCIFGDDLDVDEIRTVSEILRELDRPIVYSISPGTHATPAMAKNVNNFVNMYRITADDWDKWEDVAGHFSVSRDFANGGMIGASGLQGKSWPDLDMLPLGQLTDPGAKEGPHRLSNLSLDEQRTQMTLWSMAKSPLMFGGDAREIDMSTYSLITNPVLLEINSFSTNNMEFPYISGSKVQSGKGVHTKQSRSLKDETILDTGVLVPTSCMDQNSHLCASVKTDHVSTSEALSWIATGRKGEVYLAFFNLSPDRMVMSTNITDFTMKLPGRDWSKASCRYQEVFSEKDNAIVNKAISQEIETHSCALFVLDCN; encoded by the exons atgagattcttctttttcatctccCTCTTATTTTTTGGTCTTCTTCTAAG GGAACTATCTGAAGCTTTGCCAGCAGGACAAGATGCAGACACCCCTCCAAGAGGCTGGAACTCATATGACTCCTTTTCTTGGATCATATCAGAAGAAGACTTCCTAAGAAATGCAGAAATCATCTCTCACAGTCTACTTGCTCATGGATATAAG TATGTTGTGGTTGATTTCCTCTGGTATAGAAGGAATGTAGATGGTTCTTCAGTAGATTCAGCTGGATATGATGTGATAGATGAATGGGGGAGAGTGATCCCTGATCCAGACAGATGGCCTTCGTCTAAGGGTGGTAAAGGGTTTTCTGAAGTAGCCAAGAAAGCTCATGCCATGGGTTTGAAGTTTGGGATTCATGTCATGAGGGGAATAAGTACACAGGCAGTCAATGCAAATACACCAATCTTGGACATCACAAag GGAGGTCCTTACGAGGAGTCTGGTAAACAATTTAATGCTCATGATATAGGACGTGGAGACAGGGCTTGTTCTTGGATGTCACAGTGTTTCACGCTTGTAGATACCAATTCAGGAGCTGGAAAAGCCTTTTTGAGGTCATTATATCACCAGTATGCGGCATGGGGCGTGGATTTTG taAAGCATGACTGCATTTTTGGTGATGACTTGGATGTAGATGAGATAAGAACTGTGTCAGAG ATCTTGAGGGAGCTTGACCGCCCCATCGTGTATTCCATCTCTCCCGGAACCCATGCAACACCTGCCATGGCCAAGAATGTAAATAATTTCGTGAATATGTATAGGATAACTGCAGATGATTGGGATAAGTGGGAAGACGTAGCGGGACATTTCAGTGTATCAAG GGACTTTGCTAATGGTGGCATGATAGGAGCCAGTGGTTTGCAGGGGAAGTCATGGCCTGACTTAGATATGCTACCACTGGGGCAGCTTACTGATCCAG gTGCCAAAGAAGGGCCACATAGACTATCCAATCTTAGTTTAGATGAGCAAAGAACTCAG ATGACTCTATGGTCTATGGCCAAATCACCTCTCATGTTTGGGGGTGATGCAAGGGAAATTGATATGAGCACATACAGTCTCATCACAAATCCTGTATTATTGGAAATAAATTCTTTTAGCACAAACAATATGGAG TTTCCTTACATCTCTGGCTCAAAAGTTCAAAGTGGAAAAGGGGTTCACACCAAACAATCTAGAAGCCTAAAGGATGAAACCATATTGGATACAGGTGTTTTAGTTCCAACTAGCTGCATGGATCAGAATTCTCACCTATGTGCATCAGTGAAGACAG ATCATGTTTCAACCAGTGAGGCTCTTTCTTGGATTGCAACTGGAAGAAAAg gagaggtaTATCTTGCCTTCTTCAACCTAAGCCCTGACAGAATGGTCATGTCTACAAACATCACGGATTTTACTATGAAGCTTCCTGGTAGAGACTGGAGCAAAGCTTCATGTAGATACCAAGAAGTATTCAGTGAGAAAGATAATGCAATAGTAAACAAAGCAATATCACAAGAGATTGAAACCCATTCTTGTGCTTTATTTGTATTGGATTGTAATTAG
- the LOC122062600 gene encoding uncharacterized protein LOC122062600 — protein MDTQIEELPDSISRMSSLKELILDSCRSFKKLPESIGDLKSLVKLDLRHTQIEELPDSISRMSSLKELILLYCESLKKLGDGVGVLEKLEKLDLTGCTELVKLPRSMGGMRCLDSINLNKMKITKFPDDFSMPPNLVELEINSLRRLESFQVDMSPLKTLKKLNIHECEKLEYLPELPSSLVELCCKNCVSLVRLPDLSKLKNLTTVKLMNCEKLEEIPGLEGIESLEDMYVQGSYNLTHTPKKIQGTLLPFNRSLELCYNYSLTANDGIDNNGLILCLVLEFSCSLYYDLTLEEFDNLSDITIDVSACIHKKDKKIRCFHSLRIKDIEYSTERDTIYIHRFKGFDWFGIPLQEKDAIEILDISTYNNATVKFCKVLFKNREPDQKIPNWSASMVANLFNWSYVYDDGGAVTLNYWPHLQDFLSCMGFDPVSEVVGNEEVIQSLQDNDDEASSPRSLRLSLACWPREEVEGSNYVPKEKEEKEEVLTRATRNYKDEEASSCSYLLTLALTTSSSPPPPPPSPCVVLASPSDNDNDNTEEEKERNNIFHTVDFLSCLDSVFHVMVKDGEMLRPSKRPRLPDLNDDEATGPSLSLALNSEVNHPTNDEQTCNATAVMVEDGEMLRPSKRPRLPNHNDDEATGPSFSLALNSEVNHPTNDEQASTATRNGSD, from the exons ATGGATACACAAATAGAAGAACTCCCAGACAGCATTTCCAGGATGAGCTCTCTCAAAGAGCTTATTCTCGATTCGTGCCGTTCATTCAAGAAGTTGCCTGAGTCCATTGGTGATCTAAAATCTCTAGTCAAGCTTGACTTGAGGCATACACAAATAGAAGAACTCCCAGACAGCATTTCCAGGATGAGTTCTCTCAAAGagcttattcttctttattgcGAATCACTCAAGAAATTGGGCGATGGTGTTGGAGTATTAGAGAAGCTTGAGAAATTAGATTTGACAGGTTGTACTGAACTAGTGAAGCTACCAAGATCAATGGGAGGAATGAGATGTTTAGATAGCATTAACctgaataaaatgaaaattactaAATTTCCTGATGATTTTTCAATGCCCCCAAATTTAGTGGAGCTGGAAATCAATTCGCTGAGGAGGCTTGAATCCTTCCAAGTCGATATGTCACCCTTGAAAACCTTGAAGAAATTAAATATTCATGAATGCGAGAAGTTGGAATACCTCCCGGAGCTTCCTTCAAGTTTAGTTGAACTTTGTTGTAAAAATTGTGTTTCATTGGTACGACTTCCAGATTTGTCAAAGCTGAAAAATTTGACAACAGTAAAGCTTATGAATTGCGAAAAGCTAGAGGAGATTCCAGGCCTTGAGGGAATAGAATCGTTGGAAGACATGTATGTACAAGGCAGTTATAACTTGACACATACTCCAAAGAAGATACAG GGAACGCTTTTACCATTCAACAGGTCACTGGAACTTTGTTATAATTATTCCTTGACTGCCAATGATGGGATCGATAATAATGGGTTAATTCTTTGCCTTGTTTTGGAATTCTCCTGCTCCCTCTACTACGATCTCACGTTGGAAGAGTTTGATAATCTATCGGACATAACTATAGATGTTTCCGCTTGTATCcacaaaaaagataaaaaaatcagGTGTTTTCATAGTCTCAGAATTAAGGATATCGAGTATTCAACTGAGCGAGATACAATCTACATTCACCGTTTCAAAGGCTTTGATTGGTTTGGGATTCCGTTGCAAGAAAAAGATGCCATTGAGATTTTAGATATCAGTACATACAACAACGCCACTGTGAAATTCTGTAAGGTATTGTTCAAGAACAGGGAACCTGACCAGAAAATCCCTAATTGGAGTGCCTCGATGGTAGCAAATTTATTCAATTGGTCGTACGTGTACGACGATGGTGGAGCAGTGACATTAAATTATTGGCCCCACTTGCaagatttcttgagttgtatGGGATTTGACCCTGTTTCTGAAGTAGTGGGGAACGAAGAAGTGATTCAGAGTCTTCAAGACAACGATGATGAGGCATCAAGTCCTCGTTCTCTAAGACTGAGCTTAGCATGCTGGCCACGAGAGGAGGTTGAAGGATCAAATTATGTTCctaaagaaaaagaggagaaagaggaagtgTTAACGAGGGCTACAAGAAACTACAAGGACGAGGAGGCATCATCATGTTCATACCTTCTTACCCTGGCTTTAACAACAtcgtcatcaccaccaccaccaccaccatcaccatgtGTAGTATTGGCATCTCCctctgacaatgacaatgacaataccgaagaagaaaaggagaggaatAACATTTTCCATACAGtagatttcttgagttgttTAGATTCTGTTTTTCATGTAATGGTGAAAGATGGAGAGATGTTGAGGCCTAGCAAGAGACCTCGTCTTCCTGATCTCAATGATGATGAAGCAACGGGTCCTTCTCTTAGCCTGGCTTTGAATAGCGAGGTTAATCACCCaacaaatgatgaacaaacatgCAATGCTACTGCTGTAATGGTGGAAGATGGAGAGATGTTAAGGCCTAGCAAGAGACCTCGTCTTCCTAATCACAACGATGATGAGGCAACGGGTCCTTCTTTTAGCTTGGCTTTGAATAGTGAGGTTAATCACCCGACAAATGATGAACAAGCAAGCACTGCTACTAGAAATGGCTCCGATTAA
- the LOC122062619 gene encoding disease resistance protein L6-like, with protein sequence MGSRINDLLSLLNIGFDDALFVGICGFGGIGKTTIAKAVYNRIFPTFDRHSFLSDVREQATQCKGLVSLQKKLLKDIFKSDYDIEDLHRGKKLIEERVCKEKVFLVLDDVDSKEQIGALAGGLNWFGQGSRVIITTRDENILNIAKVSTDKIYRPPFLDHENSLQLFSWHAFQSKQPPEEYMQLSCVVAIHSEGLPLTLEVFGSYLSDHSDKETWESTLQTLKEIPPVEVQRRLKISYDNLENDNQKAIFLDAACFFIGWTKETLISIWEACGYHPKSAICRLIKRSLLKFENRWDGECLMMHDHIRDMGREIVLEESRMEPGKRSRLWSDGEIMEVLEEHKPLLRRFK encoded by the exons ATGGGTTCCAGAATAAATGATCTGCTATCATTGTTAAATATTGGCTTTGATGATGCTCTATTCGTGGGAATCTGTGGTTTTGGTGGCATCGGGAAGACAACTATTGCCAAGGCTGTCTACAATAGGATCTTTCCAACCTTCGATAGGCACAGTTTTCTTTCAGATGTTAGAGAACAAGCAACACAATGCAAGGGTCTAGTGTCTTTGCAGAAGAAACTTCTTAAAGATATTTTCAAAAGCGACTATGACATTGAAGATTTACATAGAGGAAAGAAATTAATAGAAGAAAGAGTTTGTaaagaaaaagtttttcttgttcttgatgatgtggatagTAAAGAACAGATTGGTGCTTTGGCTGGTGGGCTCAATTGGTTTGGTCAAGGAAGTCGGGTCATAATCACAACGAgagatgaaaatattttgaacATAGCTAAAGTCAGTACAGATAAAATATATAGACCCCCATTTCTAGATCATGAGAATTCTCTTCAACTATTTAGTTGGCATGCCTTTCAAAGCAAACAACCTCCTGAAGAATATATGCAACTCTCATGTGTTGTGGCAATACATTCTGAAGGGTTGCCTTTAACTCTAGAGGTGTTTGGGTCTTATCTGTCAGACCATAGCGACAAAGAAACATGGGAAAGTACATTACAGACTTTGAAAGAAATTCCTCCTGTAGAAGTCCAGAGAAGGTTGAAGATAAGCTATGACAACCTAGAAAACGATAATCAAAAAGCCATATTTCTTGATGCTGCATGCTTTTTCATTGGATGGACGAAAGAGACTCTAATTTCCATATGGGAAGCTTGTGGCTATCATCCAAAGTCAGCAATATGTAGATTAATAAAAAGATCCCttctaaaatttgaaaatagatgGGATGGTGAATGCTTGATGATGCATGACCATATTCGAGACATGGGAAGAGAAATTGTCTTAGAAGAAAGCCGTATGGAGCCGGGAAAACGTAGTAGGTTATGGTCTGATGGTGAAATCATGGAAGTACTAGAAGAACATAAG CCTTTACTACGTCGTTTCAAATGA
- the LOC122062602 gene encoding TMV resistance protein N-like, which yields MAALDSASSSSSVASTVGSSSYDVFLSFRGEDTRNNFICFLYKALKDAGIDVFLDNENLWTGDAIGSTLLTAIEGSKISIPVFSKGYADSKWCLQELAYIFQCYKSNGQIVLPIFFHVDPSHVRNQTESFEEAFRKHEEIFEADIVMSWREALREVGNLKGEVLKDTM from the coding sequence ATGGCGGCACTAGATTCggcttcctcctcctcctctgttGCCTCCACAGTTGGATCTTCCAGTTACGATGTGTTTCTCAGCTTCAGGGGTGAAGATACTCGCAATAActtcatttgttttctttacAAAGCTCTGAAAGATGCAGGAATCGATGTCTTTCTTGATAATGAAAACTTGTGGACTGGAGATGCAATTGGCTCAACCCTCCTTACAGCGATAGAGGGGTCAAAAATCTCGATCCCTGTCTTCTCTAAAGGTTATGCAGATAGCAAATGGTGCTTGCAGGAACTTGCCTATATATTTCAATGCTACAAATCCAATGGTCAAATTGTCTTGCCCATATTCTTTCACGTTGACCCATCACATGTTCGGAACCAGACCGAAAGTTTTGAAGAAGCGTTTAGGAAGCACGAGGAGATTTTCGAGGCCGATATAGTAATGAGTTGGAGGGAAGCTTTGAGAGAGGTCGGGAATTTGAAAGGAGAAGTTCTCAAAGATACTATGTAA